DNA sequence from the Phragmitibacter flavus genome:
GCCAAATACGGTGCCGGATTGAGAAAATGATTCACCCCCGCCACCACGAAAAACACCGCCAGCAACCATCTGAAAATCCTGCGCCACATGCCCGCTATCTTGCCCGGAAGCCCGACCTCCTGCAAGCCCTCACTCTCCCTGCCCTTCCAACTCTCGCCGAATCCTCTCCGAAAAATCCGCCGGGGTTTCTTGCGAAATTACCTTGTCATCAATCAACGCCCTTCTCCTAAGTTCCTCAAACGGCACCGAGGTATCCAGAACACCTTTCTCATACATGAACTGATCCACATAGCCGTTCAGCAAAAGCCGTAAATCAAATGGACTGCCTTTCCCATCCCGACTCGCATGCCGGTCAATGTTCACCGTGCAGTTGTTGCGCAGCAAATGATAGAACTCCGGCTGATCTGCCAGCTCATTGATGCTCTCAAGATAAGTCACGAACAACCGTCGCGCCTGCTCAGGCGTTGCCCGGGTGCGATACCGATACACCTGCTCCCCGCGCACCCCCATGCGCGAGCCAACAATGTCCCGCTCCTCCCCCACCACATAAATCAACTCCGCCTGTTTGAAACAAGACGCCAGTGCCGAATAAACCTCTCCATTCTCCAGCCGTGCCTCAATCGACACACAAACCGGCGGCGTGTCCTCATCCTCAAAAACAAAACTC
Encoded proteins:
- a CDS encoding DUF4105 domain-containing protein, whose amino-acid sequence is MRFFSIAGAGRVWANGRRRVLEAGSLMCRVILVLWGALAIYWSNLPWGWMRVLTAVGFVVLGFVLLWRVRSVKGWRIFAGVFVGLLIWWASIRPTHDRVWKIEQGVLPRAVVEGDMVMLNGMRNFDYRTKSDFEVRYEERVVDLAKIKAVDFFISYWKPGPVAHTFVSFVFEDEDTPPVCVSIEARLENGEVYSALASCFKQAELIYVVGEERDIVGSRMGVRGEQVYRYRTRATPEQARRLFVTYLESINELADQPEFYHLLRNNCTVNIDRHASRDGKGSPFDLRLLLNGYVDQFMYEKGVLDTSVPFEELRRRALIDDKVISQETPADFSERIRRELEGQGE